TGCCATGAAGGACAAGCGCGGCATCGGACTGATCCTGATGACGCTGTCCATCATGTTCTATGCAGCCGGTCTTTGGCAGCAGTGGTTTGGCGCCATTGGCTGACCATGGCGGTCGCACCCCATAGCAACATTATCCGATCGACACAGGCTGGGATCCCTAAGGGATCCCGCCGATTTTTTTGATCCAACCTGAACTTGGTCACGTAACCCAGTTACCAACAGAAACTGGAGTGAACCTATGAAAAACCTGACGATTTGCGTATCGACTGTGCTCTTGCTGGCTACTTCGCCTGCGCTGGCCGGAAAGAACAACCCCGAAGAAGCCAAGGCTATGGCATCGGCATTGAAGAAGGGCGGAGGCGGCAATAACTCGCCCCTGAAAGACGCGCTTGGCCTTGAAGGCAAGGGCGGCGTCGCCAAGTTTGTATCCGGTGGTGGAAATGGCGGCTGGGGTAATGTCGGATCGACCCTGACAGGCACGCCCGGAAAGTCTGTATCGGGACGCTAAGCTTCAAAAGCAAAGCCCCCACGAAACAGTGGGGGCTTTAACATTAGATCGACATCTTCTTGAAAATAAATTCGGGTATGTGCCGGATGATCAGCATGATGTAGCGCCAGAAAAACGGCGTGTAGATCACGTTCTTCTGCTTCTCGACCGCTTTCAGAATATCCTTGGCCACGGCCTCGGGCGAGGCAACCAGAAACATCCCCTCGATGCTCCATGTCATGGCAGTATCCACGAAGCCCGGCTTTACCGTCACTACATGCCCACCCGCGCGGGTCAGACGATTGCGCAGGCCTGACAAATAGGTGGCGAAACCTGCCTTGGCCGAGCCATAGACGTAATTCCCGATCCGCCCGCGATCCCCAGCGACAGACCCGACGCCGACCACAGTGCCGGCGCCACGCGCCTCGATCACCGGGGCGAGCAGTGACAGGAACGTGGCGGGGCCGGTGTGGCTGTCCTGGATAACGCCGTCGATCAGACGAGGGTCGGCGTCGATTGCTTCTTGTGGCGGCATCGAGCCCACAAAGACAGCTGCGTTGATCACGCCCTCCATCTTCTCGGCGCGCGCGATGATTGGGCCAAACGTGGCACTGTCACGGGCGTCGAATTTGATCGGGACGGCATCTACCCCGCGCACTGACATATCGGCGGCCGAGCGTTTCAAATCTTCCATGTCGCGGCCCGCCAAAATGACACTGGCGCCTTGATCGGCAACCGCATTGGCAAAGCCCCGCGCCATCGAGGACGTCGCCCCCAAAATGATCCAGCAATTCTGTGTCATGACGCACCTCCTGCTGTGCGCAGATCAAGCCGCCGCACCATGTCGGTTTCAAGGGTATGTTCAGGATCGGCCTTATTCACCGCTTTAACCCAATCGCCATGTTCGGGATACATCGCCTTGATCGCGGGGCCGGTGGCCAGCGCATCCTTGGCCAGATACAGGCGTCCGCCCGCATCGACGGTCATGTCTTCCAGCATTGCGATCAGCTCGGGTGCGGCATCGCGGGCAGGGAAATCCACCGCAAGCGTATAGCCTTCCATCGGGAAGCTCATAGGGCCCGCGCGTCCCGGTCCCATGCGTTTGAGCACAGCCAGCGGGGAGGCAAGGCCAGCCCCAGCGATTTCTTTCAACATCGCTTTCAGCGCGTCGGCCTGATCCAGTGGCACTACGTTTTGGAACTGATAGAAGCCGCGCTTGCCATAGAGGCGGTTCCAGTCGTGGATCTTGTCCAGCGGGAAGAAGAATTCGTCAATCCGCTTGACTGATGATCGGCCAGAGGTCGGCACGCGCCGGTAATAGGCGTTGTTGAAACTGCGCACGATCGGGCCAGACAGGGCAAAGTTCGGTGCATCAAGCGGTACCTTTTTGGCGGGCTTCGCTTTCGGCAATAGGCCAGCGGCCAGTTCGGCCTCTTCCACGATGCCGCGCCCAAGGCTCGCACCTGTCGCGGTGGCGTCGATCCAGCCTACACAATAGGTGGCTTGGCTGCCGTCGAGATGTGCAAGGTGTTCGTCCCAATCCGCGGCGCGGCGTTCTGTGACCATCATCACGTCGCCGGGGCAGGGTTTCAGCTGCAGTTTCGCTTCGGAAATCACTCCAGTCTGGCCGATGCCGCCCATGGTGGCGCGGAAAAGACCGGCGTTGCGATCCGGTGTTGCCACCGTGCGCTTTTCGCCGTTCAGCAGCGTGACCGACAGTACATGCTGCCCAAAGCTGCCTTCGTTGTGATGGTTTTTGCCGTGCACGTCTTGCGCGATGCAGCCGCCCACAGTGGCAAAACCGGTGCCGGGCATAACGGCGGGCAGCCAACCCTGGGGCGCGAACACTTTGGCCAAAGTGGCAATGGTCACACCAGCCTCGACGGTGACAACGCCGGTGTCGCCGTTAAAGTCCAGAATGCGGTTCATGCGTGTCATGTCGATCGCGCGGCCGCCGTCATTCAAGGACGCATCGCCGTAGGATCGGCAGTTGCCAATCGCCGGACAAGAGGTGTCTGCCAAGGCGTTTTTCAGCGTGCTGGCACGTTCAGGCCGTGCCAGTTCCGCCGTCGCTGTGCGCACGC
The Aliiroseovarius pelagivivens DNA segment above includes these coding regions:
- a CDS encoding FAD-binding oxidoreductase, whose translation is MVWKTTEYSGWGRVRTATAELARPERASTLKNALADTSCPAIGNCRSYGDASLNDGGRAIDMTRMNRILDFNGDTGVVTVEAGVTIATLAKVFAPQGWLPAVMPGTGFATVGGCIAQDVHGKNHHNEGSFGQHVLSVTLLNGEKRTVATPDRNAGLFRATMGGIGQTGVISEAKLQLKPCPGDVMMVTERRAADWDEHLAHLDGSQATYCVGWIDATATGASLGRGIVEEAELAAGLLPKAKPAKKVPLDAPNFALSGPIVRSFNNAYYRRVPTSGRSSVKRIDEFFFPLDKIHDWNRLYGKRGFYQFQNVVPLDQADALKAMLKEIAGAGLASPLAVLKRMGPGRAGPMSFPMEGYTLAVDFPARDAAPELIAMLEDMTVDAGGRLYLAKDALATGPAIKAMYPEHGDWVKAVNKADPEHTLETDMVRRLDLRTAGGAS
- a CDS encoding SDR family NAD(P)-dependent oxidoreductase gives rise to the protein MTQNCWIILGATSSMARGFANAVADQGASVILAGRDMEDLKRSAADMSVRGVDAVPIKFDARDSATFGPIIARAEKMEGVINAAVFVGSMPPQEAIDADPRLIDGVIQDSHTGPATFLSLLAPVIEARGAGTVVGVGSVAGDRGRIGNYVYGSAKAGFATYLSGLRNRLTRAGGHVVTVKPGFVDTAMTWSIEGMFLVASPEAVAKDILKAVEKQKNVIYTPFFWRYIMLIIRHIPEFIFKKMSI